The Methylopila sp. M107 genome contains the following window.
GGTCCCTCGCTGTCGCCGTTCAACGCCTGGACGCTTGCCAAGGGACTTGAGACGCTGCCGCTCCGGATCGAGCGCATGCAGGACAGCGCCGGCAAAATCGCGGATTTCCTGGCTGGCCATCCGAAAGTGACGACGCTGACCTATTGCGGCCGGCCCGACCATCCGCAGGCGGACCTCGTCAAGCGCCAGATGACGGGCGGCGGCACGCTGGTCGCATTCGTGGTCGACGGCGGCAAGGAGGAGGCGTTCCGCTTCGGCAACGCGCTTCAGGTGGTCAAGATTTCGAACAATCTCGGCGACGCGAAATCAATCCTCACCCACCCTGCGACCACGACGCATCAGCGCCTGTCGCCGGACGATCGCGCGGCGGTCGGGATCACGGACGCGACGCTGCGTCTGTCCGTCGGGCTCGAGCATGTCGACGACCTGATCGACGACGTTGAGAGAGCGCTAAAGGCGGTTTGATCCCGGCCGTCAACCACGCCGTCAACCAAGTTGAGCGACGGCGTCGCATTGGACTCAAAGCGGGTTGCGCGCAAGTCTGTAGTGCGCCATGGTTTCCTCAAGAAACAATAGTTCTTGGGAAACCGCGCGGTGGACGCTTCGCTGCCAATTTCTGGTCGCCTGGCCGTCGCGCTTCTGGCGGACGACGACATGGCGATTCTCGCGCCGGACGTCGCATTCGACGCCCAGCAGCTGCACGACCGGTCGCGCTTCTGCTGGGCCGTGGTCGGGAGCCCGAGCGGCGCGATCGCCATGCAGGACGGCGCGCTGCTGATGCGACTGCGCGAGGACGAGGCGAGGCGGCTCGCCATGGCGCTGACCGAAGCCGCGACGCGCGCCGCCACGGAACACTGACTCGGCCGAGGCTTCACTCTTCGCTAACCATGCGCGCCATCGGCGCGAACCCGGTCGGGACGCTTGCGCGTTGTTCGCAGGCGAGGCCGCCGGTCGTCTCCCGGCGGGCGGCTCCGTCGCCAACCGAAAAGGAGACGCGTGTCCGCCATGGAATTCCGCATCTTTCCGCAGCCGAAGAAGGACGACGCGCCCGCGCCGCGCCCGCCGACCTTCGGGAAACGACGCTCGCTCCCCGAGGTCGGATCGCTCGGCTCGAAACAGGCCGTGAAGGCGACCGCGCTTTGCGTCGGCGCGGTCGTGCTGGCGGTGCTGGTGCTGGAACCTTTTTGAGACTGACGGTCAGGCGCGGCCGCGAGCGCTCGCCGTCGGCAGCACCTGATTTTTCAGCCAGTTTACGAGTTCGGCGCGCCTGACCAGCGGGTCGAGCACAGAGGGCGCGATCCCGAGCCGCCAGGCCAGATCCTTGCGGTCCGGCTCAGCGTCGAGCGCGACGAGGTCGGCGATGTATCGGGCCGCCTCCTGGTCGTCGCGGAAAAACCCCTCCTGCAGCATGATCGGCGTGTAGCGGGTCAGAATGCCGCCGAGCTCCGTGAAGGTGTACTCGGGGTGGAACTGGACCCCCCAGAACACGCCGTCGCCGAAACGGATTTCCGCCGCCTGCACGGCGCAGAGTTCGTTGGTCGCGGTGAGCGTTGCGCCGTCGGGCAGCACCGCGACCTCGTCGGAGTGGATGGCGGGTGCGTCGAACACCTCGCGGCGCCCCTCATGCATCGGATGCATGAGGCCCTCCGCGGTGAGGCGGATCGAGCGTGCGATCCCGATCTCGCGTCCCTGAGGGTTGAGCTTAACCTCGCCGCCGGCCGCGACAGCCGCCACCTGCAGGCCCCAGCACGAGCCGAAGAACGGCGCGCCCGCGGCATAGACCGCTCGGGCGAACTCGACCTGGGCGAGCGACTCCGGCTCGGCCTTCCAGAGATTGAGCCCAGATCCCGTGATGGCCACGCCGTCATAGCCGGCTAAATCCTCGCCCGAGGGCAGGTTGGCGCCGGGGTCGCCCGGGAAGCAGATGTCGATCTTCGCATCGAGCCTCAACGTCGCGGCGAGTTCCGACAGCACGGCGGCGTAGAACACGCTCGGCGTCTGTCCGGATTTCGCCGCGTGGCGCTCGCGCATCGCGGGCGGATTGCCCTCCGCGACCAGCAGGCGGAGCGGTCGTGACGTGGTCATGCGCGCGCCGCGTCGAGATCGCCGGAGATCGCGGCGCGGAACAGCTTTTCGAAGTCGGCGGCCTTCATCGGCACGGGGTTGCCGCCGGTCGAGGGGTCGGCTTCCGCCTTCACGGCGAGTTCCGCGACATTGCGGTCGTCGACGCCGAGTTCGCTGAGCGAATGCGCCACGAACAGGTCGCGGCGGAACTGCAGCACCCACTCGATGAAGCCGTCGAAGCCGCCGTCGATCTCGAACGACCGCGCGAGCTTCGTGAACCGCTCCTCGATCGCCGGGCGGTTGGCGAGCAGCACATAGGGCATCACAACTCCGTTGGTGAGGCCGTGATGGGTGTCGTACTGTGCGCCGATCGGGTGAGACATCGAGTGGATCGCGCCGAGCCCCTTCTGGAACGCCGCCGCGCCCATGGAGGCGGCGGCCAGCATATTGGCGCGGGCCTCAATGTCCGTCCCGTCCGCGACCGCGCGGGGCAGCCAGGTCTTGATCAGCCGGGCCCCGTTGACCGCGATCCCGTCCGCGATGGGGTGAAAGCCGGGGGCCGAAAACGCCTCGAGGCAGTGAGCGAGGGCGTCGAAGCCGGTCCAGGCGGTGAGCTTCGGCGGCAGGCCGATGGTCAGCTCCGGATCGGAGACCACGACGGCGGGCAGCAGCTTCGGGTGGAAGATGATCTTCTTGTCGTGGGTCTCTTCATTGGTCACGACCGCGGCGCGGCCGACTTCGGAGCCGGTGCCGGCGGTCGTCGGCACAGCCACGATCGGCGCGATCTTCGCGGCGTCCGCGCGGGTCCACCAGTCGCCGATGTCCTCGAAGTCCCAGATCGGCCGCGTCTGGCCGACCATCAGCGCGACGAGCTTGCCGACGTCGAGCCCGGAGCCGCCGCCGAACGCCACCACGCCGTCGGCGCCATGGGCGCGATAGGCTTCGACGCCCGCCTCGACATTCGCGTTGGTCGGGTTGCCTTTCACGTCGGAGAACAGCGCGACCTCGAGCCCGGCGCGCGTCAGCACGTCGAGCGCGCGCGCGGTGATGTCGGCGTCCCTCAGCCTCGCGTCGGTGACGAGCAGCGGCCGCCTGATCCCGGCGGTCTCGCAGGCGGAGCCGAGTTCGGCGATACGTCCGGGGCCAAACAGCACGCGTGTGGGGTAGTTCCAGGAAGCTGTGTAGGTGCTCATGCGGTAGCTCGTTCTTTGGGAGCGGCGTGGGGGCGCGCTCGTGAAACTCTGCCGTCATCCTCCAGCTTGGCCGGAGGATCCATGCTGGGCGTCGAGCTCGGGATCTACGTGGACCCTACGGTCAAGCCGGAGGGTGACGAGCTCTATTCTGAAACGCGGAGGCTCACTGCGCCTCCTTGAGATGAAAACTCTTCGGCCGGGTCAGCTGGTGGAACCCGATCTCGGAGAGCGAGGCGCCCCGGCCGGTGTCCTTCACGCCGGTCCAGGCCAGCGCCGGGTCGAGATAGTCGCAGCGGTTGGCGAACACCGTGCCGGTCTCGATCTGCTCGCCGAGCTTTTCCGCCGCAGCGAGGTCCCGCGTCCAGATCGAGGCGGTGAGTCCATACTGGCTGTCGTTCATCAGTTTTACCGCTTCGGCGTCGCCTGAGACCTTCATGATGCCAACCACGGGCCCAAAGCTCTCCTCGGTCATCACGCGCATCGAATGGTCGACATTGGTGAGGATCTGCGGCGCGAGATAAGCCGTTCCGGCCTCGTCGGCGGAAAAGGCTCTCGGGTCGAGATGGGCCTTGGCGCCGGCCGCGATCGCCTCGCTGGTCTGCGCGCGCACGGTGTCCGCAAAGCGCTTGTGAGCCATCGGCCCAAGCGTAGTGGCGTCGTCGAGCGGATTGCCCAGCACATATTTCGACGTCAGCTCGATCGCGCCCTCGACGAAGCGGTCATAATGGCTTTCATGCACATACACACGCTCGATTCCGCAGCAGCACTGGCCGGAATTGTAGAACGCGCCGTCGACGAGGTTTTCGATCGCGGATTCGAGGTCGGCGTCCTCGCGGACATAGGCGGGGTCCTTGCCGCCGAGTTCGAGGCCGAGGCTCGCGAAGGTGCCGGCGGCGGCGCGCTCCACGGCCCGGCCGCCCGCGACGGAGCCGGTGAAGTTGATGTGGTCGATCGCGCCGGAGCCGATCAGCTTGCCGGCCTGGTCATGGTCGAGCACGACGTTCCTGAACAGGCCCTTCGGCAGGTCGACCTTGTCCATCGCCTCCTGGAACCGCTCGCCGACCAGGATGGTCTGGGCGGCGTGCTTCAACAGCACGGCGTTGCCGGCGATCAGCGCCGGGACGATCGTGTTGACCGAGGTTAGGAACGGATAGTTCCACGGCGCGATCACCAGCACGGTCCCGAGCGGGTCGCGGCGGATGAAGCGCTTGAAGCCGGTCCTTTGCGCCGGAACCACGTCGGCGAGCGAGGCTTCCGCCGTCTCGACGCAGTGCTTCACGCGCTCCTCGACGCCCCGCATTTCGCCGCCGTTCCGCACCGGGCGGCCCATTTGGCTCGCGAGTTCGGGGATGATCTGCTGGTTCAGCTCCAGCAGGGCTTTCAGGAACTGCTCCATCTTCGCGCCGCGCTCGGCGATGGAGACTTCGGCCCATTCGGCTTGCGCGCGCTTGGCGTCAGCCACCGCCGCGTCGATCTCGGCCGCGGAGGCGGTCGGGCGGCGGACGAATTCCCTGCCGTCGATGGGGGAGATGCAGATCTGGTCGGTCATGCGCTTTCGTTTCTCTGGTCGGACCGTCCGCCCCCTCACCCGCCGCTTCGCGGCGACCTCTCCCCACAGGGGAGAGGTGTAAGAGGCGGCGTCGCCCTTGTTCGAATTGGTCTCGACGGCAGCTGTCGTTCACCTCTGCCCTGTGGGAGAGGTCGGCCCGAAGGGCCGGGTGAGGGGGCTTCCGCGCTCAAATGATCTCGAAGTACCTCGCCAACTCCCAGTCGGTGATCGCCTTGTTGAATTCGCGCTGCTCCCAGTCGCGGCTTGCGGCCCAATGCTCCACGAAGGTCTCGCCGAACAGCTCCCTGGCCGGCTTCGACTTCGAGAACCGTTCCGCCGCTTCGCCGAGCGTGCGGGGCAAAGCGCGCTTCGCCGGGTGTTTCTTCTCGTAGGAATTTCCAACGACAGCCGCGTCCGGTTCGATCCTGTTCTCGATCCCCCAGAGGCCTGATCCGATCGCGGCCGAGAGCGCCACATAGGGATTGATGTCGGCCGCGGCCACCCTGTACTCGACGCGCTGGCTCTTCGGCCCGCCCTCGATCACGCGGAGCGCGCAAGTGCGGTTCTCGACGCCCCAGGTCGCGTCCGTCGGAGCCCAGAAGCCGGGGATCAGCCGCGTGTAGCTGTTCACCGTCGGCGACACCATGGCGAGGAATTCCGGCATCAGCTGCTGCTGTCCGCCGATGAACCAGCGCATCTCGTCCGACATCGAGCCCGGCTTCTTCGGGTCGTGGAACACCGGAGCGCCGCCTTTGCCGACGAGCGACATGTGCAGGTGGCCGGACTGGCCCGGCCAGTCCTTAGACCACTTGGCCATGAAACTCGCCATCAGCCCGCGCCGCTGCGCGAGAATCTTGGTCATGGTCTTGAACAGCGCGGCGCGATCGGCGGCCTCCAACGCGTCCGAGACCTCGATCGCGGCCTCCAGAACGCCGGGGCCGGTCTCCGTATGAAGGCCCTCGATCGGGAAGCGCATGTCGGCGCCGAGCTTCAGCAGCTCGGCGTAGAACTCGGCGTGGACGCCCGAGCGCAGCACGGAATAGCCGAAGAAGCCCGGCGTCATCGGGCGAAGATTGGCGTAGCCCTTGTCGCGGACGGAGTGTGGCGTCTCCTCGAACAGGAAGAACTCGAACTCGCAGGCCGCTTTCACGTCCCAGCCATGGGAGGCGGCGCGATCGACGACGCGGCGCAGCGTTCCGCGCGGACAGACGGCCTCGGCCGCGTCCGCGAACTCCGACAGCACGAAGATCATGTCGCCTTCGAGCGTCAGGTCCCGCGCGGTTTCGGGCAGCAGCTTTACGGCCGCGTCAGGATAGGCGGTGTGCCAGCCGGTGAAGCTGGTGTTGTCGTAGAGCTGGTCGTTCGAGTCCCAGCCGAGAACGACGTCGCAGAACCCGAACCCTTTTTCGAGCGCCGAGGCGAACTTGTCGCGGCTCATATACTTGCCGCGCAGCACGCCGTCGGCGTCGGACACGCCGACCTTGACGTGGGTGAGCCCGCGGCTGTCGACGAGGGCGAGAAGGTCCTTGGCGTTCTTCGACGCTGTTGCTTTTGCCATGCCTGCCCCTTGTCCCGGCCTTGAGCCGGGACCCAGAATCTCGCGCTCTCTTGGAGGAGCGCTGGGTCCGTGCGTTCACCCGTCATTCCGGCCGAAGGGCCGGAATCCAGATCCATTACCGTCTCCGCCTCGCCCCGAAACATTCGCGTTTCTGGATTCCGGCCTTCCTCTTTGCTTCAGCCGGAATGACGTGGCGGTTCTGTCTCGACCGTTCATCTTCGAGACGGCGGCGGTAAGCCGCCGTCTCGAATCACGCAGTTCCGTCGATCCAAGCTCAGTGCGTGCGGTACTCAGACTTGCCGCCCGACTGGGCGAACTCTTCCTCCGGCGACAAGACCAGCTTGTGACGGCCGTAGATCGCGAAATAGGCGATCGCCACGGCGAACCAGACCAGAACCCAGAGAACGCCGCTGGTGAAGTTCGTGTCCTGCGCCTGATATCCGAGGGTGACGATCGCGATGACGATCGTCAGCCCCGCGCCGAAAACGCCGAGCGGGCTGCGATAGGGCCGCTCGATGTGGGGCGCGTTCTTCCGCAGCAGGATGAACGACACGGCCTGTGCGATGTAGGAGAACATCGCGCCCGAAACCGCCATGTTCAGCATCACGGTGCCGATCTTGTCGTCGCCGAGCTGGGTTTCGCCCGAGCCGCCGCCGCCATTCGCGAACCACACGACCAGCATCACCGAGAGGCCGACGGCTGCGCCGACCAGCATCGCGATGTGCGGGGTCTTGTACTTCGCATGCGTGACGGAAAGCCCGCGCGGAAAATAGCCCGCGCGCGAGAGCGAATAGATCTGGCGCCCCTGGGCGTAGAGGATGGTGTGGAAGCTCGCGATCAGGCCCGTCAGCGCGACGAGGCCGAGGATGACCGCGCCCTTGTCGCCGTAGATCGCCTTGAAGCCGTCGAGCAGCGGCTCGAGCGAGGTCGGCTGGGCGAGGTAGTAGGTGCCGACGCCCGCGACCGAGGGGTTGAGCAGCACGATCATGAAGGCCGAGAGCGCCAGCGTCGCCATGCCGAGGATGATGCCGCGCGGCATGTCACGCTTGGGGTCGACCGACTCTTCGGCCGCGAGCGGCAGTTGCTCGATCGCAAGGAAGAGCCACACCGCGAAGGGCAAGGTGGCGAGAACGCCAGTGAGGCCGAACGGGAACAGCGGCCCGCCGCCTTCGGGAAGCTCCACCGCGGTCCCGTCGGGACCCGCGCCGATGTTCAGCGCCCAGCGTGAGAAGTCCATGTTTGGGATCGCGCTGACCCAGAAGAAGACGAGCACCGCGAGCGCGATCAGCGTCACGACCATCGTCACCTTGAAGGAGAGTTCGAGACCGAAGACGTTGAGCGCGATGAAGACGATGTAGAAGCCGATCCAGATCAACGGTGAATAAGCGACGTCTATCCCGAAGATCGACGTCACGTAGCCGGTGATGAAGGTCACCACGACCGCCGGCGTGATCACGTATTCGACGTTTTCGCAAAGGCCGGTGAGGAAGCCGCCCCAGGGGCCCATGGCCGTGCGGGCGAAGGAGTAGGCCGCGCCGGTGTGGGGCAGGGCCGCCGACATCTCGGCGATCGAGAGCGTGAGGCCGAGATACATGATCGCGATGATGATCCCTGCGACCAGCATGCCGCCCCAGCCGCCGGTGGCGAAGCCGAGGTTCCAACCGGAGAAATGGCCGGAAATAACGGCGCCGACGCCGAGCGCCCAGAGGCTCGCGACGCCGGCATATTTGTTCAATCCACGTTTCGTGAAGTAGTCGGCGTCCACCGTCTGGTAGGCCACGCCCGTCTGCCCGTCCTGCGCCATTATGGAGCCCCCTGTCGCCGCGCGGGGCCATGCACGGGTTTTGTCCGCACCGCCCGTGCATGCCCGCCTGGACGGTCCGAACGTCGGATAAACCGTCGATGGAACGATCGTTCCAGAGTGTGACGGTTTCTGTCAATATGCGGAATGAAAGAACCGCAAAGCATTCCCGGGGAAGAGGGATGACGATCGATACGCATGGCGTGAACACGACGGTCGCGCAGGAACTCGCGGCCATCACGGCCGAGCTGACGCCGCAGGAGCTGAAGGCCGCCGAGCACCTGTCGACGCATTATCCGGTGGCCGGCCTCGCGCCGATGGCGCGCTTCGCGAAAAGCGCCGGCGCCAGCTCGCAGACGGTGCTCCGCCTGCTCGGCAAGCTCGACATGGCGAGCTGGCGCGCGCTGCAGGATCGGCTGAAGGCGGAACTGGCGCAGGAGCGCGGCTCGCCGCTCGGCCGCTGGACCGCGCATCGCGCCGCGAGCGAGGCCGACGGCGATCGGCTCACCGCCTTCGGGGCGCAGATCGCCGCCAACGTCACGCGCGCCTTCGAGGGCGTCGACCGCGCGCAGTTCGAGGCGACGGCGCGGCGCCTCGCGGATCCGCGCCGGCACGTGCTGGTGGTCGGCGGGCGCTTCACCCAGGCGCTTGCGCGACTGATGATGCGCCACCTCGAGATCGTGCGCGGCGGCGTGGAAGAGATCGGCTCGCTGTCGTCGACATGGCCGGACCGGCTGATCGACGTCGGGCGTCGCAGCGTCGTCGTGGCGTTCGACGTGCGGCGCTACGCGCCCGACGTGGTGCGGCTCTGCGCTCTGTCTGCCGAACGCGGGGCGGCGGTCGTGCTTCTGACGGATTCGCCGAAAGCGCCGGCGGCCGCCTATGCGAGCTCCGTTCTGGTCGCGCCGACCGACAGCGACGGCGCCTGGGATTCCTTCTCGGCGCTCGCCGCCATCACCGAGGCGCTCGTCGCGCGCGTGACCGAGATCGGCAGCCAGGAGGCGGCGGAACGGCTCGCCAAGGTCGAGCAGATCCGCGCGAAGCTGCTTGGCGAGGGGTGAGGGCGGCCGAAGGCGTCATGCTAGACGACGCGTTCGGTCGGAGGCGTGCCGCCCGTTTGTCATAGTCAGTGAGCGTGGCGCCCTTCCGCCTCACATCGGCGGCGGCTGCTGCCAGACCATGTAGTAGACGATTGCGCCCACCACGACGACGATCGCCGCGACCAGCATGATGCGGGTCGTGACCGACGCGCCCGCGGCGTCGTCTCCTGCGTCCACGGCGTCGGCCGCCGCGATCGCGGCGGGGTCCGGCACGTCCGGCGCGGCCGTCGGCGCGATCGCGGCGTTGGGCGCAAGTCCGGGAACGGCGCCAGCCGCGAGCGGCGGCGCCTCGAGAACCGGGGGCGGGCCGTCGACCGGCGCCTCGGGCGCGAGCGGCGGCGTTTCGGGCAGTGTCTCGGTGGGCGGAACGGCGTGCTCGCCCGACGCGAGCCTCAACGAGAGGTTTTCCGCGAAGGTCTCGACCGTCTTGCGGAAGACGCCCGTCAGCAGCCGCTGGCCGAGCTGTGAAATCTTGCCATGCGCCTCGGCCTGGCCGGAATAGGCCAGCACCGTCTCGGCTCCGTCCTCCTCCAGGGTCACCTCCGCGGTTCCCTCGCCGCCGCCGGACTTGGCGTCGGCGCCCTTGGCCGAGACCGTGAAGCGGCCCGGCGCCGAAGCTGAGACCTTGGCCTCGCCGGCGAGTTCGGTGCGGATCGGCCCGATTTTGCTCGCGACCACGCCGTCATAGCTGTCGCCGCTGCGGTCCAGGCGCTCGCAGCCCGGAATGCAGGCCTTCAGCGTTTCGAGATCGTTCAGCGCGGCCCAAACGGCGGCGCGGGAGGCTGGGATGCGGTGAGACCCGGAAATGTCCATGGAACGTCCGTGACGGCGGCGGGGAGCGGTGGTTTTAGGGCGCGGAGACGCCAAGCGCCAAGCGCGGCTTTCGGCTTGGACAGATTCAGCCGGAACGTGAGCGCCACTCGCCGCGCCGGCCTTGCGCCGCGCCGCCCCATGCGGTTCTGCTCGCGGCTCGACGCAACGGAGAGCGCGCCTGATGTCGACTTTCGTTTTTGCTCCGCCAGCCCAGCCCGCTGTGGCGGTTCGCGGCAGTTCAGCGCTGTTTCCGGCCCGGCGGGTCTATTGTGTCGGGCGGAACTACGCTGCCCACGCAGTCGAGATGGGCCACGACCCGAACCGCGAGCCGCCCTTCTTCTTCATGAAGACGCCCGACGCGCTGCTGCCCGACGGCGACGTCTTTCCATACCCCCCGGGAACGTCGGACGTGCACCACGAGATCGAGATGGTGGTGGCGCTCGCCGGCGGCGGCGTGGACGTCTCTGAAGGCGAGGCGCTCGCGCTTGTCTTCGGTTATGGCGTCGGGATCGATTTCACTCGCCGCGACCTTCAAGGAGAGGCGAAGAATCTCGCGCGGCCCTGGGAGGTCGGCAAGGCGTTCGACCACGCCGCCCCGTGCGGGGCGCTGGCGCCCGCCGCCGAGATCGGCCATCCGACCAGCGGCGCGGTAACGCTCGACGTCAACGGCGCGCGCCGCCAGACCGGCGACCTCAACCAGCTGATCTGGACCGTGCCGGAGATGATCGCCGGCCTGTCGCGCCTGTTCGAGCTTCAGCCCGGCGACCTGATCTTCACCGGTACGCCCGCCGGCGTCGGCCCGGTCGTGCGCGGCGACAGGCTGGATGGCGCCGTCGAGGGTGTGGGGACACTCGCGATCACGGTTGCGTGAGTTATAAGTCATTAACGTTCACGTAACCGTCATCGCCCCCGGATAGCGTCCCGCCAAAGCGGACGGAGGTCGGCGCGTTCGCGCCGTCCGTCAGCGCTTGTCCGGGGTCAAAAGATGTCAAACACAGCTGTCCATCCGGCGCTGAGCGAAGCGCGGGGCCCGCGCGGCGGCGCGAGCCTCGTCGCGGCCGGCGCCTTCACCGCCATCATGCTGATCGGCCTCGTCTATGTCGGGGTGAACCTGATCCGCGACCTCGAAAGCGCCCCGGCCGTCGGCTGGCTGCCTTACGCGCTGCTCGGCCTCGCGCTGCTGATCGCGCTCGGCTTCGAGTTCGTTAACGGTTTTCACGACACGGCGAACGCCGTCGCGACGGTGATCTACACGCACTCGCTGAAGCCCAATCAGGCCGTGATGTGGTCGGGCCTCTGGAACTTCCTCGGCGTGCTGTTCTCCACCGGCGCGGTCGCTTTCGGCATCGTGTCGCTGCTGCCGGTCGAGCTGATCCTGAAAGTGGGCTCGGACGCAGGCTTCGCGATGGTGTTCGCGCTGCTTATCGCCGCGATCATCTGGAACCTCGGCACCTGGTGGTTCGGCCTGCCGTCCTCCTCCTCGCACACGCTGATCGGCTCGATCATCGGCGTCGGCCTGATGAACCAGCTCAT
Protein-coding sequences here:
- a CDS encoding type 1 glutamine amidotransferase, coding for MTTSRPLRLLVAEGNPPAMRERHAAKSGQTPSVFYAAVLSELAATLRLDAKIDICFPGDPGANLPSGEDLAGYDGVAITGSGLNLWKAEPESLAQVEFARAVYAAGAPFFGSCWGLQVAAVAAGGEVKLNPQGREIGIARSIRLTAEGLMHPMHEGRREVFDAPAIHSDEVAVLPDGATLTATNELCAVQAAEIRFGDGVFWGVQFHPEYTFTELGGILTRYTPIMLQEGFFRDDQEAARYIADLVALDAEPDRKDLAWRLGIAPSVLDPLVRRAELVNWLKNQVLPTASARGRA
- a CDS encoding iron-containing alcohol dehydrogenase, which translates into the protein MSTYTASWNYPTRVLFGPGRIAELGSACETAGIRRPLLVTDARLRDADITARALDVLTRAGLEVALFSDVKGNPTNANVEAGVEAYRAHGADGVVAFGGGSGLDVGKLVALMVGQTRPIWDFEDIGDWWTRADAAKIAPIVAVPTTAGTGSEVGRAAVVTNEETHDKKIIFHPKLLPAVVVSDPELTIGLPPKLTAWTGFDALAHCLEAFSAPGFHPIADGIAVNGARLIKTWLPRAVADGTDIEARANMLAAASMGAAAFQKGLGAIHSMSHPIGAQYDTHHGLTNGVVMPYVLLANRPAIEERFTKLARSFEIDGGFDGFIEWVLQFRRDLFVAHSLSELGVDDRNVAELAVKAEADPSTGGNPVPMKAADFEKLFRAAISGDLDAARA
- a CDS encoding aldehyde dehydrogenase family protein, whose translation is MTDQICISPIDGREFVRRPTASAAEIDAAVADAKRAQAEWAEVSIAERGAKMEQFLKALLELNQQIIPELASQMGRPVRNGGEMRGVEERVKHCVETAEASLADVVPAQRTGFKRFIRRDPLGTVLVIAPWNYPFLTSVNTIVPALIAGNAVLLKHAAQTILVGERFQEAMDKVDLPKGLFRNVVLDHDQAGKLIGSGAIDHINFTGSVAGGRAVERAAAGTFASLGLELGGKDPAYVREDADLESAIENLVDGAFYNSGQCCCGIERVYVHESHYDRFVEGAIELTSKYVLGNPLDDATTLGPMAHKRFADTVRAQTSEAIAAGAKAHLDPRAFSADEAGTAYLAPQILTNVDHSMRVMTEESFGPVVGIMKVSGDAEAVKLMNDSQYGLTASIWTRDLAAAEKLGEQIETGTVFANRCDYLDPALAWTGVKDTGRGASLSEIGFHQLTRPKSFHLKEAQ
- a CDS encoding glutamine synthetase, producing MAKATASKNAKDLLALVDSRGLTHVKVGVSDADGVLRGKYMSRDKFASALEKGFGFCDVVLGWDSNDQLYDNTSFTGWHTAYPDAAVKLLPETARDLTLEGDMIFVLSEFADAAEAVCPRGTLRRVVDRAASHGWDVKAACEFEFFLFEETPHSVRDKGYANLRPMTPGFFGYSVLRSGVHAEFYAELLKLGADMRFPIEGLHTETGPGVLEAAIEVSDALEAADRAALFKTMTKILAQRRGLMASFMAKWSKDWPGQSGHLHMSLVGKGGAPVFHDPKKPGSMSDEMRWFIGGQQQLMPEFLAMVSPTVNSYTRLIPGFWAPTDATWGVENRTCALRVIEGGPKSQRVEYRVAAADINPYVALSAAIGSGLWGIENRIEPDAAVVGNSYEKKHPAKRALPRTLGEAAERFSKSKPARELFGETFVEHWAASRDWEQREFNKAITDWELARYFEII
- a CDS encoding amino acid permease, which encodes MAQDGQTGVAYQTVDADYFTKRGLNKYAGVASLWALGVGAVISGHFSGWNLGFATGGWGGMLVAGIIIAIMYLGLTLSIAEMSAALPHTGAAYSFARTAMGPWGGFLTGLCENVEYVITPAVVVTFITGYVTSIFGIDVAYSPLIWIGFYIVFIALNVFGLELSFKVTMVVTLIALAVLVFFWVSAIPNMDFSRWALNIGAGPDGTAVELPEGGGPLFPFGLTGVLATLPFAVWLFLAIEQLPLAAEESVDPKRDMPRGIILGMATLALSAFMIVLLNPSVAGVGTYYLAQPTSLEPLLDGFKAIYGDKGAVILGLVALTGLIASFHTILYAQGRQIYSLSRAGYFPRGLSVTHAKYKTPHIAMLVGAAVGLSVMLVVWFANGGGGSGETQLGDDKIGTVMLNMAVSGAMFSYIAQAVSFILLRKNAPHIERPYRSPLGVFGAGLTIVIAIVTLGYQAQDTNFTSGVLWVLVWFAVAIAYFAIYGRHKLVLSPEEEFAQSGGKSEYRTH
- a CDS encoding MurR/RpiR family transcriptional regulator, which translates into the protein MTIDTHGVNTTVAQELAAITAELTPQELKAAEHLSTHYPVAGLAPMARFAKSAGASSQTVLRLLGKLDMASWRALQDRLKAELAQERGSPLGRWTAHRAASEADGDRLTAFGAQIAANVTRAFEGVDRAQFEATARRLADPRRHVLVVGGRFTQALARLMMRHLEIVRGGVEEIGSLSSTWPDRLIDVGRRSVVVAFDVRRYAPDVVRLCALSAERGAAVVLLTDSPKAPAAAYASSVLVAPTDSDGAWDSFSALAAITEALVARVTEIGSQEAAERLAKVEQIRAKLLGEG
- a CDS encoding carbon monoxide dehydrogenase subunit G; translation: MDISGSHRIPASRAAVWAALNDLETLKACIPGCERLDRSGDSYDGVVASKIGPIRTELAGEAKVSASAPGRFTVSAKGADAKSGGGEGTAEVTLEEDGAETVLAYSGQAEAHGKISQLGQRLLTGVFRKTVETFAENLSLRLASGEHAVPPTETLPETPPLAPEAPVDGPPPVLEAPPLAAGAVPGLAPNAAIAPTAAPDVPDPAAIAAADAVDAGDDAAGASVTTRIMLVAAIVVVVGAIVYYMVWQQPPPM
- a CDS encoding fumarylacetoacetate hydrolase family protein, with translation MSTFVFAPPAQPAVAVRGSSALFPARRVYCVGRNYAAHAVEMGHDPNREPPFFFMKTPDALLPDGDVFPYPPGTSDVHHEIEMVVALAGGGVDVSEGEALALVFGYGVGIDFTRRDLQGEAKNLARPWEVGKAFDHAAPCGALAPAAEIGHPTSGAVTLDVNGARRQTGDLNQLIWTVPEMIAGLSRLFELQPGDLIFTGTPAGVGPVVRGDRLDGAVEGVGTLAITVA